One window from the genome of Streptomyces cadmiisoli encodes:
- a CDS encoding S8 family serine peptidase, whose protein sequence is MTVTPGAKGARASVSVQRRVGATGSVETITDASGTYVVPDEAKSHVASGVLDKRLFNVTELIAQGYDDERAAGLPLIVTRDAGASRLAGADLPGVAVERQLTSIRAEAVTADRAEAAPLWNALVSAQDTAGRKSSDAPSLSGGIDRIWLDGKVKAALADSTSQIGAPRVWDKGAIGTGVKVAVLDTGVDEGHPDLEKRIVSSQSFVPDQDITDRRGHGTHVASTIAGTGAASDGKEKGVAPGADLAIGKVLGDGGSGNESWIIAGMEWAARTEKAEIISMSLGSSALHTQNDPMSQSVNRLSQETGTLFVIAAGNSGPGEYTVNAPGTAESALTVGAVDSADQVAGFSSSGPRAGDDGLKPEVTAPGVNILAARSQHTTGEGFYTVKSGTSMATPHVAGAAALLAEKHPDWTGQQLKDALMSTSKATPDTAVHRGGTGRVDVSAAYDTQIVASGSVDTGLIKWSRDPQPIERRITYTNHGDSPVTLRLTLDRGASPSSLFTLGADEITVAAHDSTSVSLVIDPRGVPIGGHTGQVVARDGEGAVVAHTVLNTRTESERYDLTLRAKDRDGRPMAGNITLKGANDPYFQYLRVPEAGLTLHLPRDTYSAMMYQDVRGAHGAHSKGLALLGDPEVELTDPRTVTFDASQAQQVRALTPKPSMPTNTRVEYWRSFTTTQPKPGMYGDWIHSNMIDTGYDSVWAQPSPEKVKVGGFDFTTRWRAPQTALEVSQGSRDLDVLVQTGAKPLPDGTRNLDAVFAGTGTPAEYAQLSAQGKAAVVRRSSAVSPNEQTEAARAAGVKLLLVVNDGVGRLRTWYGDSDWQSFGPVAVASVTKDDGEALIAEIAASSRDEVRLRTTAHPVPSYTYDLVSHHTGSIPQDLTHRADSRNLARVNVTFGHGEKTPAEETRVDYQRYAFGGAWNFPPEPVTRGSRTDWVSTGGGIEWQQKVTVANSLVEVSEPVTYPSPGTHEERWTTPIMRPRMIGGDLPTRENGSVLYFDSPAFGTSGMAHSGRTWSSDLSQRTSLYQSDTLLTEVDYDSAYAWGLSPEPLPYRLVIDATNNSPAMSRYSTTTHTEWNFVSAEAENKTVPLVQLDYGVDLDADGRARRGADLSVTPSVLGAAETDVSAVRVEVSYDDGATWHRQKAVQRDGVWKADLSAPHSASFVSLRTTATDESGGSISQTVMRAYGLK, encoded by the coding sequence GTGACCGTCACTCCCGGGGCGAAGGGCGCACGCGCCTCCGTGAGCGTGCAGCGTCGTGTGGGTGCCACCGGTTCCGTCGAAACCATCACCGACGCCTCGGGCACGTATGTCGTCCCCGACGAAGCAAAGAGCCATGTCGCCTCCGGCGTCCTCGACAAGCGGCTGTTCAACGTCACCGAACTCATCGCCCAGGGGTACGACGACGAGCGCGCCGCCGGACTGCCGCTGATCGTCACGCGCGACGCGGGAGCGTCGCGGCTCGCCGGCGCGGACCTGCCGGGTGTCGCCGTCGAGCGGCAGCTGACGTCGATCCGCGCCGAGGCCGTGACCGCGGACCGCGCCGAGGCCGCGCCCCTGTGGAACGCCCTGGTCTCGGCGCAGGACACGGCCGGCCGGAAGTCCTCCGACGCTCCGTCCCTGTCCGGCGGCATCGACCGGATCTGGCTGGACGGCAAGGTCAAGGCAGCCCTGGCGGACAGCACGTCCCAGATCGGCGCGCCCCGTGTCTGGGACAAGGGCGCCATCGGTACCGGCGTCAAGGTGGCCGTGCTCGACACGGGTGTCGACGAGGGTCACCCGGACCTGGAAAAGCGCATCGTCAGCAGCCAGAGCTTCGTGCCCGACCAGGACATCACCGACCGCCGCGGTCACGGTACGCACGTCGCCTCGACGATCGCCGGCACGGGCGCCGCCTCGGACGGCAAGGAGAAGGGCGTCGCCCCGGGCGCCGACCTGGCCATCGGCAAGGTCCTCGGCGACGGCGGATCCGGCAACGAGTCGTGGATCATCGCCGGCATGGAGTGGGCCGCCAGGACCGAGAAGGCCGAGATCATCAGCATGAGTCTCGGCAGCTCCGCCCTGCACACCCAGAACGACCCCATGAGCCAGAGCGTCAACCGGCTCAGCCAGGAGACAGGCACGCTCTTCGTCATCGCGGCGGGCAACTCCGGTCCTGGCGAGTACACCGTCAACGCGCCCGGAACGGCCGAGTCCGCGCTCACCGTGGGCGCTGTGGACTCCGCCGACCAGGTCGCCGGGTTCTCCAGCAGCGGCCCCCGGGCCGGGGACGACGGGCTCAAGCCCGAGGTGACCGCACCCGGCGTGAACATCCTCGCGGCCCGATCGCAGCACACCACCGGCGAGGGCTTCTACACCGTCAAGAGCGGCACGTCCATGGCCACTCCGCACGTCGCCGGCGCGGCCGCGCTGCTCGCGGAGAAGCACCCGGACTGGACGGGGCAGCAGCTCAAGGACGCTCTGATGAGCACCAGCAAGGCCACCCCGGACACCGCGGTCCACCGCGGCGGCACCGGGCGGGTCGACGTGTCCGCGGCCTACGACACGCAGATCGTCGCCTCCGGCTCGGTCGACACGGGCCTGATCAAGTGGTCGCGTGACCCGCAGCCGATCGAACGCCGCATCACCTACACGAACCACGGCGACAGCCCGGTGACGCTCCGGCTCACGCTGGACCGCGGCGCGAGCCCGAGCAGCCTGTTCACCCTGGGCGCCGACGAGATCACCGTCGCGGCGCACGACAGCACGTCGGTGAGCCTCGTCATCGACCCGCGCGGTGTGCCCATCGGCGGCCACACCGGACAGGTCGTCGCGCGGGACGGCGAGGGTGCCGTCGTGGCGCACACCGTGCTGAACACCAGAACCGAATCCGAGCGCTACGACCTGACGCTCCGGGCGAAGGACCGCGACGGCCGCCCCATGGCCGGCAACATCACGCTCAAGGGCGCGAACGATCCGTACTTCCAGTACCTCAGGGTGCCGGAGGCCGGACTGACGCTGCACCTGCCGCGCGACACCTACTCCGCGATGATGTACCAGGACGTGCGGGGAGCGCACGGTGCGCACTCCAAGGGCCTGGCTCTGCTGGGTGACCCGGAGGTCGAACTGACCGACCCCAGGACGGTCACGTTCGACGCCTCGCAGGCACAGCAGGTGCGGGCTCTGACGCCCAAGCCGAGCATGCCGACGAACACCAGGGTCGAGTACTGGCGCTCGTTCACCACCACGCAGCCGAAGCCCGGTATGTACGGTGACTGGATACACAGCAATATGATCGACACCGGGTACGACAGCGTCTGGGCGCAGCCTTCCCCGGAGAAGGTGAAGGTCGGCGGCTTCGACTTCACCACGAGGTGGCGGGCACCGCAGACCGCCCTCGAGGTCTCCCAGGGCTCGCGTGACCTGGACGTCCTCGTCCAGACGGGCGCCAAGCCGCTGCCGGACGGCACCAGGAATCTGGACGCGGTCTTCGCGGGCACGGGTACGCCCGCCGAGTACGCCCAGCTGTCCGCCCAGGGCAAGGCCGCGGTCGTACGCCGCAGTTCCGCCGTCTCCCCGAACGAGCAGACCGAGGCCGCCCGTGCCGCCGGAGTGAAGCTTCTCCTGGTGGTCAACGACGGAGTGGGCCGGCTCAGGACCTGGTACGGCGACAGCGACTGGCAGTCATTCGGACCGGTGGCGGTCGCGTCGGTGACGAAGGACGACGGCGAGGCGCTGATCGCCGAGATCGCCGCGTCCTCCCGGGACGAGGTGCGCCTGCGCACGACGGCACACCCCGTTCCCTCCTACACGTACGACCTGGTCAGCCACCACACGGGGAGCATCCCCCAGGATCTGACCCACCGGGCCGACTCACGCAACCTGGCCCGGGTGAACGTCACGTTCGGCCATGGGGAGAAGACTCCCGCCGAGGAGACCCGGGTCGACTACCAGCGTTACGCCTTCGGCGGTGCGTGGAACTTCCCCCCCGAGCCCGTCACACGCGGATCGCGTACCGACTGGGTCTCCACGGGCGGCGGCATCGAGTGGCAGCAGAAGGTGACCGTCGCGAACTCCCTGGTCGAGGTCTCCGAGCCGGTCACCTATCCCTCCCCCGGGACCCATGAGGAGCGGTGGACCACTCCGATCATGCGGCCGCGCATGATCGGCGGCGACCTCCCGACCCGGGAGAACGGCAGTGTGCTGTACTTCGACTCGCCCGCCTTCGGGACGAGCGGCATGGCGCACTCCGGCCGGACCTGGAGCTCGGACCTGTCGCAGCGCACCTCGCTCTACCAGAGCGACACGCTGCTCACCGAGGTCGACTACGACAGCGCGTACGCCTGGGGCCTGTCCCCGGAACCGCTGCCGTACCGGCTCGTGATCGACGCCACCAACAACAGCCCCGCGATGAGCCGTTACTCCACCACCACGCACACCGAGTGGAACTTCGTCTCGGCCGAGGCCGAGAACAAGACCGTTCCGCTGGTGCAGCTCGACTACGGGGTGGACCTGGACGCCGACGGCAGGGCCCGGCGCGGCGCCGACCTCAGCGTCACACCCTCCGTGCTCGGCGCCGCGGAGACCGATGTGTCCGCTGTGCGGGTCGAGGTCTCCTACGACGACGGTGCCACCTGGCACCGTCAGAAGGCGGTACAGCGCGACGGTGTCTGGAAGGCCGACCTCTCGGCGCCTCACTCGGCCTCGTTCGTGTCGCTGCGGACCACCGCCACGGACGAGTCGGGTGGCTCGATCAGCCAGACGGTGATGCGGGCCTACGGCCTGAAGTGA
- a CDS encoding GntR family transcriptional regulator has translation MEGDVVEYRIDRGSGVPAYVQIVEQTERALRMGTLKVGDKLPTAKEVVAATAINPNTVLRAYRDLEQAGLVELRRGLGTFVTRSLARPGAEDDSPLRREITDWTARARAAGLERADIVALVTAALDAYDNKQDTRAPDDRGRKKEDA, from the coding sequence ATGGAAGGTGACGTGGTCGAGTACCGGATCGACCGTGGCAGCGGCGTGCCGGCCTATGTGCAGATCGTCGAGCAGACCGAGCGGGCACTCCGGATGGGCACCTTGAAGGTCGGGGACAAGCTGCCCACGGCCAAGGAGGTGGTGGCGGCGACCGCCATCAACCCCAACACGGTGCTCCGGGCCTACCGCGACCTGGAGCAGGCCGGACTGGTCGAGCTGCGCCGCGGGCTGGGGACCTTTGTGACACGGTCGCTCGCCCGGCCGGGCGCGGAGGACGACTCGCCCCTGCGGCGGGAGATCACCGACTGGACGGCACGAGCGCGGGCCGCCGGGCTGGAACGGGCGGACATCGTCGCCCTGGTCACCGCGGCCCTGGACGCCTACGACAACAAGCAGGACACCCGCGCCCCGGACGACCGGGGCCGCAAGAAGGAGGACGCATGA
- a CDS encoding 3-oxoacyl-ACP reductase family protein, whose translation MSQPLNGKVALVTGGSRGIGAAIVRHLARAGAAVAFTYRSSPDRAEALVRQITGDGGTALAIRADASDRAAARAAVDRTVEQLGGLHVVVNSAGVTGTGPFEEITDDSFDHSVAVNVGSVFHTTQAAMKHLTTGGRVITVGSINADRIHFPGGTVYAMTKAAVAGFTRALAREVSSRGITVNTVQPGPVDTDMNPADGPFAGVTRPLIAAGRYGTADEIASVVTFLAGPDSSFVTGATINVDGGFAA comes from the coding sequence ATGAGCCAGCCCCTCAACGGCAAGGTCGCCCTCGTGACGGGCGGGTCGCGCGGTATCGGTGCCGCGATCGTCCGGCACCTCGCGCGGGCCGGTGCCGCCGTCGCCTTCACCTACCGCTCCTCACCGGACCGCGCCGAAGCCCTGGTGCGGCAGATCACCGGTGACGGCGGCACCGCCCTCGCCATCCGGGCGGACGCGTCCGACCGCGCGGCCGCGCGGGCCGCGGTCGACCGGACCGTGGAGCAGCTCGGCGGCCTTCATGTCGTCGTCAACAGCGCGGGTGTCACCGGCACGGGCCCGTTCGAGGAGATCACGGACGACTCCTTCGACCACAGCGTGGCCGTCAACGTGGGCAGCGTCTTCCACACCACCCAGGCGGCCATGAAACACCTGACGACCGGGGGTCGTGTCATCACGGTCGGCAGCATCAACGCCGACCGCATCCACTTTCCCGGCGGCACCGTCTACGCCATGACCAAGGCCGCCGTCGCCGGCTTCACCCGCGCCCTCGCGCGCGAGGTGAGCAGCCGCGGCATCACCGTGAACACCGTTCAACCCGGCCCGGTGGACACCGACATGAACCCGGCCGACGGACCCTTCGCAGGGGTCACACGCCCTCTCATCGCCGCCGGCCGCTACGGCACCGCCGACGAGATCGCGAGCGTCGTCACCTTCCTCGCCGGACCCGACTCCTCGTTCGTCACCGGCGCCACCATCAACGTCGACGGCGGCTTCGCGGCCTGA